Part of the Terrisporobacter glycolicus ATCC 14880 = DSM 1288 genome is shown below.
AACATTTATAGTTATGTATATAATCGCTAATGTAAAAAAATATACAGATATTGTTTTAAATAAAGAAAAAAAATCAGAAGCACTTGAAGAAGCTGCTATTATGTAGGTATAATGAGGACATTAATATTTAAATTAATGTCCTTTTTGCATACATAATTTTGGAGGTGATAAATTGGGAAAGTATTTATCTATTGGTCAAATGGGAAAACTAAATAACTTATCAGTACAAACTTTAAGACATTATGAAAAGGTAGGATTATTAAAACCTTCTTACATAAATGAAGATACAGGCTATAGGTATTATTCTATGAAAGATTTTAATACTATAGATTTAATAAAACAGTGCAAGGCTATGGGCTTATCTTTAGAAGAAATAAAAGAAGTTACAAACAACTACACATCTTTGGAATCTATAGTTGAGATATTGGGTAATCAAAAGAAAATAGTAACAGAAAAAATGAAAGAGTTAGAAAATATAAAAAATAAAGTGGAATCCTTAGAAGCTAAAATAAAAATATCCTTAAACAGAGGAATAAATGACATTTTTATAAAACACAATGAAGAAAGAAAATTTATTCAGTATAACTTTACTGATCGTTTTTCTGATGAATTCGAAATTAACTTAAGAAAAATTCTTTTGGAAGTAGAAAGAGATTATGAAAATATTAATGCAGAAATAGCTTTCACCGTATCATATGAAGATGTGAAAAGAGAAGGACGAGCGGAGTGCAAAAACGTAATGATTAATTTGGGAGAAAATGTGTATTTTAAAGACGATAAAATAATTTCAATGAATAAAGGAAATTATTTGACCATGTATTTTGATGATACTTACAGAGATTCAGGCAAATATTATGAGGTGATTATGAAATACATAGAAAGTAATAATATAAAAACTATTGGAGATTTTAACGAAATATATATAATGACTAGAGTGGGAAATGATGGAGAAGAAAAATCCCTTGGACAAATAGAAATTTTAATAGAAGATTAGTTAAAATAAAAAATAAGCTATCAAAAAAATTCATGATAGCTTGTTTTTATTTCAAAATTTTACATTAATTAATTATGTAATCTGTTGGTAATGTATATAATCTTTATAAGTATATATTTATATAGTATAACTTATGAATTAAGTGGGGATTTATGTAAGGAGGTATTTTATTGAAAAATAGAAGAAAGTATTTATTCATTGGAATAATATTATTGGTTATTACAAGTTTGTTTTTTATAGGAAGTCTTGAATGGAAAAGTATAAATAATAATAGTCCTAAGATAGATATGAATGTAAATACAAATTTTAATTTACCACAAAACCAAATAGAATATATACAGTCACTAGTAGGACTGGAATCAAAGGATATAAAAATATTGGATAATCCATTGAGAATAGAAGGAAGTTTTTATATACCAGAAGATACAATATTAAGTTTTGTTGATCACTATTTGAAAAATACAAACAATAAAGATATTGAAAATATAAAAATTACAATTAATGAAAATGGATTAACTATAGGAGGTCAATATAAGCTTCTTGCTTATTTAAAAACACCAATAGATATAGATATATTACCTACGTTAACTGAAAATAATGATTTGAAACTTAACTTAAAAGATATTAGAGTATTAAATTTAAGTTTAAATAACGATATTGTTGATGCTATAGCTGATAGTTGGTTCTCAAACTTGGACAGTATTACTGTGGATAAGGGAGATATAATAATAGATAAAACTTTTTTTAAAAATACCAATATAAAATCAATATCTGTTGAGGAAGATTATTTAGTAGCGAATTTAAGTATAAGGTTAAAATAAAATTGATAGATTAGTTTCTATCTTTTTTTATTTAAAAAATACAAAAAAATGTTTAGGAAAAAGTTTTCTAGGTATCTATAATAATAAGAAAAATTTGTTAATTAATAAACTATCACAAAAATTAAGCTAATCAAAAATCATTTCTTAAGATGTCAAAATTAAAAAAGATTATTTTTAGGGGGAGTTAAAATGGATTGTAATAGTTGTAAAATGTGCAAAAGTGCAGATGAAAGATTGGAAAGTTTCGTAGCAAGTAAGGAGTTTGACACAGCATTTCACAGAACAGAAACTCAAAAGCAAAAATGTGGATTTGGCTTACAAGGAGTTTGTTGTAGACTCTGCTCCAATGGACCTTGTAGAATAACACCTAAATCACCAAAGGGAATTTGTGGAGCAGATGCAGATACAATAGTAGGTAGAAATTTTTTAAGAGCAGTTGCATCAGGTTCAGCATGTTATATTCACGTAGTAGAAAATACAGCTCTAAATCTAAAACATGTGGGGGAAACAAAGGGAATAATCAAAAGTGAAAAAGCATTAAATCATTTAGCTAAAAAATTAGGGATAGAAGCTGATGATAAATATGAAAAATGTATTAAAGTAGCAGATGCAGTTTTAAATGATTTATACAAACCTAGATTTACAAAAATGGAACTTGTTGAAAAAATAGGATATGGACCAAGAGTAGAAAAATGGAAAGAGTTAGGGATTATGCCTGGTGGAGCTAAGTCAGAAGTATTTGACGGAGTAGTAAAATCATCAACAAACTTAAACTCAGATCCAGTAGATATGTTAATGAGTTGTTTAAGCCTTGGAATTTCAACAGGACTTTATGGATTAACACTTACAAACCTTATAAATGACATAATGCTAGGTGATCCAGTTATAAGAATGGCACCAGTTGGATTTAGAGTAATAGACGAAGATTATATAAACATAATGATTACAGGACATCAACATTCAACATTTACATCATTCCAAGAAAAATTAAAAGAAGAAGAAGTTGTGGAACTTGCAAAAGCAGTAGGAGCAAAAGGATTTAGACTTGTAGGATGTACATGTGTAGGTCAAGATTTACAACTTAGGGGAGAACATTATCAAGAAATATTTGCAGGTCATGCAGGAAATAACTTTACAAGTGAAGCAGTATTATCAACAGGTGCAATAGATATGATAGTTTCAGAATTTAACTGTACAATACCAGGGCTTGAACCTATAGCAGATGAATTAAAAGTTAAAATGATATGTCTTGATGATGTTGCTAAAAAGAAAAATGCAGAATATATTTACTTAGACAGAAATAAATACGATGAAATAGATAGGAAATTAATAAATGAAGCTTTAGAATCTTATAAAAATAGAAGAAATGAAGTGAAAATAGATATACCAAAAGATCATGGATTTGAACAATCTTTAACTGGTGTTAGTGAAAAGAACTTAAAAGAATTTTTAGGTGATTCATGGAAACCATTAGTAGACTTAATAGCTAATGGAACAATTAAAGGTGTAGCAGCAATTGTTGGGTGTTCAAATATGACTGCTGGTGGACATGACATAAATACAGTTGAGCTAACTAAAGAATTAATTAAGAGAGATATTATAGTATTGTCAGCAGGATGTTCAACTGGAGGACTTGAAAACGTAGGATTAATGTCTCCAGGAGCAGAAGAGTTAGCAGGAGAAAATTTAAAAGCTGTATGTAAACAACTTAACATACCGCCAGTATTAAATTTTGGGCCATGTCTAGCAATAGGTAGACTTGAAATAGTTGCAACAGAATTAGCAGCATACTTAGGAATAGACTTACCGCAGCTTCCACTTGTACTTTCTGCACCACAATGGTTAGAAGAACAAGCACTTGCAGATGGAGCATTTGGTCTAGCGTTAGGTCTTCCTCTACACTTAGCTCTTCCTCCATTTATAACAGGAAGTAAATTAGTTACAGAAGTTTTAACAGAAGGTTTAAAAGATATAACAGGAGGTCACGTAATAGTAAACCCAGATCCTAAATCAACTGCAGATCAGTTAGAAGAAATAATAATAGATAGAAGAGTAAAACTTGGGTTAAAGGATGTGGAATCTTATGCATAGAATTTTAATTGATAAGGACTTATGTAAGGGTTGTAAAAGTTGTGTTCTAGCTTGTATGTTAAGAAATAGTAATGTTGAAAATATATACACATTAGATTTAGATAGTATAGATACTGAAAGTAAAAATCATATAGAAATGGACAGAAATAATAAACCAGTACCTATATTTTGTAGACATTGTGATGAGCCAGAATGCGTAATGACTTGCATGAGTGGAGCTATGAGTAAAGACGAAGAGACGGGAATAGTTTCATATGATGAGAGTAAATGTGGATCTTGTTATATGTGTGTAATGTCATGTCCATATGGTTTATTAAAAATAGACGATAGAAGCAAACAAAAAATATTAAAATGTGATTTATGTAAAAACGAAGAAATTCCTAAGTGTGTAGCTATGTGTCCTACAGGAGCTATCGAGCTACAAAAGGAGGATGCTTATGCTAGATAAATTATTTAACAAATTATCATCTAATAAAGAAAAAAATTATATTGAAATAAAAAATACTCCAAAGAAATATGTGATTTTAGGAGCAAGTGCAGCAGGAGTAAATGCAGTAAAAACTTTAAGACAATTAGATCCAAAGGGAAATATTACACTTATATCAAAAGATGAAAAGATATATTCTCGTTGTATGTTACATCATGTTATTTCAGAACATAGAAGTGTGGAAAGTATTAATTTTGTAGATATAGATTTTATGGAAAAAAACAATATAAAGTGGATAAAAAATGCTGAAGCAAAAAGTATAGACACTGAAAGTAAAATAGTAAACTTACAACTAGAAAAGATAAGTTATGATAAATTACTAATAGCAACAGGAGCAAAATCTTTTGTGCCTCCAATAAAAAATGCAAAAGAAGGAAATAATATTTATTCCCTTAGAGATATTGAAGATGCAATCTATATAAAGGAAAAAATCAAAGAGAGTAAAAAAGTTGCGATAATAGGAGCAGGCCTTATAGGCATAGATATATTGACATCACTTTTAGATAAGGGGAATTTAGAAGTATCTTTAATTTATCCAAATGAGTATATATTAGATTTACAACTTGATAAATATTCAGCTAAAGTATATGAAAGCAAATTTATAGAACTTGGTGCAAAATTATATTCTTCTTTACCAGTAAATCGAATTGTATTAGATGATAATAAGAATGTTAAAGGTGTTGAACTGGGAGACAGTAGCATAGTTGAGTGTGATTTATTAATAATTGCTACAGGAGTTAGACCTAATACAGAGATTGTGGCTAATACTAATATAGAAGATAACAGAGGAATAGTTATAAATGATAAATGTGAAACTACAGTAAAAGATATATATGCGGCAGGAGATGTAGTTGGCAAAAATGCCATTTGGCCATTAGCTGTAAAACAAGGAATTGTAGCAGCTTACAATATGGCAGGAGTTGAAAAAGTTATAGACGATAAATTTACTTTTAAAAATAGCATGAACTTTGCAGGGATACCAACAATTTCTTTAGGAATAGTTATACCACCAGACGATACTTATGATGTAATTACTAGATGTGACAAGGATGGATATAAAAAGTTTGTTATAAAGGATAATGTAATAACAGGATTTGTTGCCCAAGGAGATATTTCTTATACAGGACCTATTACTTATCTAATAAAACATAAGATCGAGATATCTAATTTAAGAGATAGAGTTTTTGATATTGGATATGCTGATTTCTTTTCCATAAAAGAAAATGGAGAGTTTGAATATAGCATTTAGGAAATTTTATATAAACTTAACAAAAACAGCTGATTTAAATAATCAGCTGTTTTTGCATATTAAAAAGTATTATGTTTATTTTATAATGTATAATATAAATGATTATTTTTTATGTATTTTTATTAAGACAAACTTACCATGCAATATAAAATATAATTGATAAAAAAAAAGATATAGTTTAAACTTAATTACTATAACAAGAAATTTTTAAGGATGTTAAAATAAATGGGAAATATTTCGAAAATGAGAAAAAGTATTACGTTAAAATTATTTTTGCTTCTATTTATGCTTATATTATTAATATCATTTGCTATTTCCTTTTGGGAAGTGAAAAATACTAATAAAATAGTAGATAAAGAAATGAAAGTAATGAGAGAACAAGTTTTAGATGAAGTGGCAAATAATATATCTATATTACTG
Proteins encoded:
- a CDS encoding MerR family transcriptional regulator; this translates as MGKYLSIGQMGKLNNLSVQTLRHYEKVGLLKPSYINEDTGYRYYSMKDFNTIDLIKQCKAMGLSLEEIKEVTNNYTSLESIVEILGNQKKIVTEKMKELENIKNKVESLEAKIKISLNRGINDIFIKHNEERKFIQYNFTDRFSDEFEINLRKILLEVERDYENINAEIAFTVSYEDVKREGRAECKNVMINLGENVYFKDDKIISMNKGNYLTMYFDDTYRDSGKYYEVIMKYIESNNIKTIGDFNEIYIMTRVGNDGEEKSLGQIEILIED
- the cooS gene encoding anaerobic carbon-monoxide dehydrogenase catalytic subunit; translated protein: MDCNSCKMCKSADERLESFVASKEFDTAFHRTETQKQKCGFGLQGVCCRLCSNGPCRITPKSPKGICGADADTIVGRNFLRAVASGSACYIHVVENTALNLKHVGETKGIIKSEKALNHLAKKLGIEADDKYEKCIKVADAVLNDLYKPRFTKMELVEKIGYGPRVEKWKELGIMPGGAKSEVFDGVVKSSTNLNSDPVDMLMSCLSLGISTGLYGLTLTNLINDIMLGDPVIRMAPVGFRVIDEDYINIMITGHQHSTFTSFQEKLKEEEVVELAKAVGAKGFRLVGCTCVGQDLQLRGEHYQEIFAGHAGNNFTSEAVLSTGAIDMIVSEFNCTIPGLEPIADELKVKMICLDDVAKKKNAEYIYLDRNKYDEIDRKLINEALESYKNRRNEVKIDIPKDHGFEQSLTGVSEKNLKEFLGDSWKPLVDLIANGTIKGVAAIVGCSNMTAGGHDINTVELTKELIKRDIIVLSAGCSTGGLENVGLMSPGAEELAGENLKAVCKQLNIPPVLNFGPCLAIGRLEIVATELAAYLGIDLPQLPLVLSAPQWLEEQALADGAFGLALGLPLHLALPPFITGSKLVTEVLTEGLKDITGGHVIVNPDPKSTADQLEEIIIDRRVKLGLKDVESYA
- a CDS encoding 4Fe-4S dicluster domain-containing protein; protein product: MHRILIDKDLCKGCKSCVLACMLRNSNVENIYTLDLDSIDTESKNHIEMDRNNKPVPIFCRHCDEPECVMTCMSGAMSKDEETGIVSYDESKCGSCYMCVMSCPYGLLKIDDRSKQKILKCDLCKNEEIPKCVAMCPTGAIELQKEDAYAR
- a CDS encoding NAD(P)/FAD-dependent oxidoreductase, with product MLDKLFNKLSSNKEKNYIEIKNTPKKYVILGASAAGVNAVKTLRQLDPKGNITLISKDEKIYSRCMLHHVISEHRSVESINFVDIDFMEKNNIKWIKNAEAKSIDTESKIVNLQLEKISYDKLLIATGAKSFVPPIKNAKEGNNIYSLRDIEDAIYIKEKIKESKKVAIIGAGLIGIDILTSLLDKGNLEVSLIYPNEYILDLQLDKYSAKVYESKFIELGAKLYSSLPVNRIVLDDNKNVKGVELGDSSIVECDLLIIATGVRPNTEIVANTNIEDNRGIVINDKCETTVKDIYAAGDVVGKNAIWPLAVKQGIVAAYNMAGVEKVIDDKFTFKNSMNFAGIPTISLGIVIPPDDTYDVITRCDKDGYKKFVIKDNVITGFVAQGDISYTGPITYLIKHKIEISNLRDRVFDIGYADFFSIKENGEFEYSI